In Alteribacter keqinensis, a single window of DNA contains:
- a CDS encoding type II toxin-antitoxin system PemK/MazF family toxin has product MIVKRGDVYFADLSPVVGSEQGGVRPVLIIQNDIGNRFSPTVIVAAITAQIQKAKLPTHVEINAKRYGFDRDSVILLEQIRTIDKQRLTDKITHLDDDMMLKVNDALMISLGLIDF; this is encoded by the coding sequence TTGATTGTAAAACGCGGTGACGTTTATTTTGCGGACCTATCACCCGTCGTTGGTTCCGAGCAAGGAGGCGTTCGACCGGTTTTAATCATTCAAAATGATATCGGCAACCGTTTCAGTCCTACCGTGATTGTCGCTGCAATCACCGCTCAGATTCAAAAAGCCAAGCTTCCTACTCACGTTGAGATCAATGCGAAGCGCTACGGCTTTGACAGGGATTCCGTAATCCTATTGGAACAGATTCGAACCATTGATAAACAGCGTCTCACAGACAAGATTACACATCTTGATGATGATATGATGCTGAAAGTAAATGATGCTCTCATGATTAGTTTAGGTCTTATTGATTTTTAA
- a CDS encoding RsbT co-antagonist protein RsbRA: MNHKIRALIHEYKSTITDEWMEEVEKFREDDYLQNISDTVYRNTNREFVDMLFQTMDRDKEQVKESISEYTDRLIQLGWPLNYITRGLQEFRKAAIETLNQKEEHRYRDVYDEIEDWTDEIVNIVVSHYSGTWENTVFLQRMALKELSAPLIPVFNNISVMPLIGTIDTERAKQIMENLLTGVIEHRSQVVLIDITGVPVVDTMVAHHIIQASEAVRLVGAKCILVGIRPEIAQTIVNLGIDLGKFPTKSSLKKGIEAALEMTSRQIIEINE; the protein is encoded by the coding sequence ATGAACCATAAGATCCGTGCATTAATTCATGAGTATAAGTCTACAATTACCGATGAATGGATGGAAGAAGTAGAAAAGTTTCGTGAAGATGATTACCTGCAAAACATTTCTGACACCGTTTATCGGAACACAAATCGTGAATTTGTGGACATGCTTTTTCAGACGATGGATCGTGACAAAGAGCAGGTTAAAGAATCAATCAGTGAATACACCGACCGGCTTATTCAGCTAGGGTGGCCGTTAAATTATATTACACGGGGCCTTCAGGAGTTCCGGAAAGCAGCGATTGAGACCCTGAACCAAAAAGAAGAACACCGGTACCGGGATGTGTATGATGAAATAGAAGACTGGACCGATGAGATTGTTAATATCGTAGTGAGTCATTATTCCGGTACGTGGGAAAACACTGTATTTTTACAACGGATGGCATTAAAAGAGCTTTCGGCTCCTTTGATTCCGGTCTTTAATAACATCAGTGTTATGCCGCTGATCGGAACGATTGATACGGAGCGTGCAAAGCAGATTATGGAGAACCTGCTTACGGGGGTTATTGAGCACCGTTCGCAGGTTGTCCTTATTGATATTACAGGGGTTCCTGTTGTTGATACGATGGTTGCTCACCATATCATTCAGGCATCAGAAGCAGTCCGCCTAGTGGGTGCAAAGTGTATCCTCGTTGGTATACGCCCTGAAATTGCACAAACAATCGTAAACCTGGGTATTGATCTGGGGAAATTCCCTACGAAAAGCAGCCTGAAAAAAGGAATTGAAGCAGCACTGGAAATGACATCTCGACAAATCATAGAGATCAACGAGTAA
- a CDS encoding STAS domain-containing protein gives MRIPILKLHDYLLISVQVDLDDQTALQFQEDVLNKIHLEGSRGVVIDLTSVDMIDSFIAKVLGDVVDMSNLMGAKVVLTGIQPAVAITLIDMGIVLDEVPTALDLEQGLDRLQQELEG, from the coding sequence TTGAGAATCCCAATTTTAAAACTTCATGATTATCTGTTGATTTCGGTCCAGGTTGATTTAGATGACCAAACCGCACTGCAGTTTCAGGAAGACGTCTTAAACAAAATACACCTGGAAGGTTCAAGAGGTGTAGTAATTGATCTGACATCCGTTGATATGATTGACTCTTTTATCGCAAAAGTCCTTGGGGATGTGGTCGATATGTCCAACCTTATGGGAGCAAAAGTAGTTCTGACGGGAATACAGCCGGCGGTTGCAATCACGTTAATTGATATGGGAATCGTTCTGGATGAAGTGCCGACAGCTTTAGATCTTGAGCAGGGGTTAGACAGACTCCAGCAAGAATTGGAGGGGTGA
- a CDS encoding anti-sigma regulatory factor gives MQVQTHVDIHSEWGIVAARQAGRKLAREIGFGSVDQARVTTAISELARNIYLYANKGQIYIEEVTSSGKRGIKIIAADEGPGIKDIRRVMEDGYTTSGGLGAGLPGVKRLMDEFKIDSELDEGTTISAIKWLR, from the coding sequence ATGCAAGTCCAAACCCATGTAGATATTCACAGTGAGTGGGGGATCGTGGCTGCTCGGCAAGCTGGTCGTAAATTAGCCCGAGAAATCGGGTTTGGATCTGTCGATCAGGCCAGAGTGACGACGGCGATTTCCGAACTTGCGAGAAACATCTACCTATACGCAAATAAAGGACAAATTTATATTGAAGAAGTCACCTCCTCCGGCAAACGTGGAATTAAAATCATCGCTGCTGACGAAGGTCCGGGAATCAAAGACATTCGCAGGGTTATGGAAGACGGATATACTACATCCGGAGGTTTAGGTGCAGGATTACCCGGAGTCAAACGGTTAATGGACGAGTTCAAGATTGATTCTGAACTCGATGAAGGTACAACAATCAGTGCGATAAAGTGGCTCCGATAA